GACGGAAGGCACTCCGTTTCAAACGGACGGAAGCGGACGTGTGGTTTGAGCGGTTCAGGGCGGACGAAGCAAACGCGGTTGACAAGCTGGTTGCTGAGGTAATGGGCCAATGAGCGAAATTTCCCTCTCCGTCATTACCGCAACGAAACCCGAACGACTCTCTAAGGGCTTCAAATACGTCAGCGGAGGCGTTTTACAGAAGATCCCAGGCGGGCAGCTTGTCGAAGGTATCATTGAGCTTCGCGGCGTTTCCGTTTCTGGCTTTGCCTCTCTCCTGAAATCTCTTCACCCCGGCCAGGCGCTTACATACGGGGTTTCTGCACATGACAGGGCGCGTATCGTCACTGCTGAGGCATTAACAAAGACATCGGACGACGGCGCATTGCCGACCATCGCACGGACCCGTGAACATCTTCATTGGCCGGAAGGCGCTGGCATTTTGATGCTCGACTACGATCCCCAGCCCGGCAAAGAACCGTTGACCCCCGACGAATTGCGACGGACGTTTTACAGTGTCTGCCCCGAGTTGAAGACGGCGCCGCACGTTTGGACCGCTTCGGCATCAAGCTGTATTTGCCGGACGGACAACGGCGAAGAGTTGCGCGGGATCATGGGCCAGCGAATCTACATCTTCGTTCAGGATGCTTCCGACATCCCACGGGCCGGGCAAGTCTTTTTCGATCGGCTATGTCTTGCCGGGTACGATTTCTCTGTCATTTCAAAGAGCGGGGCATTCTTTTGGCGAACATTGATTGATGGCGCAGTCCATCAACCTGAACGGCTCGATTTCGCGGGCGGGGCGGCTTGCGGGCCAGGAATCGAACAGCGGCGGCCGGACCCAGTGATTTACAACCCGGATGGGGCTTTCCTCGATACTCGCACGGCGCTTCCCGACCTGACACCGGATGAAAAGAAACGGCTTGCAGAACTCAAACGGGCGGCACGGGCGGCGGCAAAACCGGAAGCGGACCAGGCGCGGGAGCTGTGGGTTGAAGACCGCCTTGCACAAATGGTCAAGGGGAATCCCGATCTTGACCGGGAACGGACCCGGGACGAACTGACACGGGCTGTCAAAGAGCGGAGGCTCTTCGGAGACTTCCAGATCTGCACCGAAAAGCACGGCGTGCTGACCGTCGGACAGCTCCTCGACAACCCCAAAAAGTACCACGGCATCCGCTGTCATGACCCGCTTGAACCGGACTATGGGAACGACCCGCGAATTGCCCAGGCGAATCTTCGGACGGCCGGGAAACCGTATATATGGAGCTTTGCTCATGGGGGGCAGCGATACACCCTCCATCGTGCTGTTACAACCGTTCGGATAGAGGGCGGCGAGCTGCAATCCATCACCGGGCGATGCCTGGAGCTCATGCGGCTTGATGGGACCATTTACGAGCGTGGAGGGGAGCTTGTCCGACTCGCCGAGGGCAAGCCCAATCCATTGAGCCCGGAATGGTTGCGCTGGTATTTGACCGGGCTGATTCGCTTCGAGAAATACGATGCCCGCGCCGGGGAGTGGCTGACGAAAGATTGCCCGGTAGACCTGGCTAAAACGGTCCTGGCGATGTCTGGATCGTGGGGGCTTCCGAGGCTGACCGGGATTATTACCGCACCGACAATCACCCCCGAGGGGCGCGTTATTGACCAGGAAGGACACGATGAAGAAACGGGCCTTTACCTGGACTTCCCGGACCCGGAAGGACGCTGGCGGGCCATTCCCGAGAAGCCGACCGAAACCGAGCTTAAAGCGGCGGCTGAAACCGTTTGGAAGCCGTTTGAACTGTTTCCGTTTGTCGATCCAGTTGCACGCGGCTCGATGCTCGCGGGGATTCTCACGGCGACTACGCGGCCGCTTCTTCCCACGGCGCCGGGCTGTCTTTTAACCGCACCATCGGCCGGTTCCGGCAAGACCTTGCTGGCGCTTTGCCTGGCGGCATTGGCCGGGCAGGAACCCGAGGTATACCCACGGGCGAAGGATGATGACGAGCTGCGCAAGCGGTTTTTGGCAGCATTTCGTGGCGGTGCGGGCTGCATCATTTTCGACAATCTATCCGGCCATTTTGAATCAGACACACTCTGTGCGGTCTCAACTACAGGGACCATCACCGACCGCATTTTAGGTGAATCCAGTACACTGACCGTGCCAGCGAACGCACTGATAGTGCTTACCGGCAACAATGTTTCCCTCGTCGGCGATTTGGGGCGGCGCTTCATTTCCGTTCGAATCGACCCTCAAATGCAAACGCCTTGGCAGCGGAGCTTTCCCTTCGATCCCCTGGAAGATTGCCGGACGCATCGCCTTGAGTTGATTCGGGCCGGGCTGATGCTTCTCAAGGGCTTTCTGGCAAGTGGGGCGCCGAAGCCACAAGACAGGCTCGCGAGTTTTGAAGCGTGGAGCGACTTCATACGCGGCTGCGTGTGCTGGATCGGAAAGAACGGATGGCTGGACGTGATGGACCCGGTTGCCTCGATCACGGAGAATTTCGAAGCGGACCCGGAAACGAGCAAACTCGCGGCGTTATTGGACGCATGGCACACGAATTTCGGGAAAGACGGAAAGACCGTCGCGCAAGTTATCCGAACGGCTGAAGCGGACAAAGACTCCGAACTTTGGGCCGCGTTGGATGAAATCGCGGGCGAGCGGGGCGTAATCAATTCCCGGCGATTGGGCCGATGGATCGAAAAACACCAAGGGCGGATAGTTGAAGGCTTGCGCTTCTCCAAAGAGGGAACCCGGCAAAAAATCGGAGTGTGGAAGGTGGGTTTGGTAGATTTAGTGGGTGTCGCTAAACCCTATACGGAAAACTGTCACGTGACATATTTATATAATGGGGGAAAACACCCCCACCAAACACCTAAAACCCACCTTTCAACCTGTGCCGACTGCCTGAACTTCACGGCGAACCGATCCGATCCCAAGAACAAACCGGGCACCTGTCCCGAAGCACCGGACGGTAAATTCACCAAGATGCCGACCGATGGGGGCGATTGTCCCAAATTCAAGGCCGGGACACATAAAAGGGAGGCGGTTTAATGAAAGTCTTATGCGACACCAGGGAACAACGGCCGTTTTCCTTCAAACGCTTTCCGGGGACCATCGTGGAGCGGACCGGGTTGAAGACCGGCGACTACTCGCTTCACGGATATCAGGATCGTGTGGCGATTGAACGGAAGGAACTGAACGACCTGATCCAATGTCTCATGCCTCCAAACAGGGCGCGCTTTGAGCGGGAGCTTTGTCGGGCGCAATCACTGGAATGCTTCGCGGTTGTGGTGGAGGCGAGCATGGACGACGTGCGCCAGGGCCGATACATGAGCCAGATGAGGCCGCACAGCGTCCTTCAATCAATCGCGGCGTTTTCGGTGAGGTATCGCGTCCCCTTCATTTGGTGCGGCAGCCGGGCCGGGGCGGAATACTTGACCTTTTCCCTCCTGGAGAAGTTTCAAGCCGAGGACGAAAAGCGCACCGGAAGACTTGAGAAAGGAACGGCATGAAGAATCATTCAAAAGCTGGATGTGTTTGGGGGCGATACGGGCACCTGTGGGGCGCTCCGTTTTATCGAGACGGGGAACCTATCACATGCCTGGTATGTCAAGCCGTGATAGCGAAGCGGACCCGGCAGGGCAGAGGAAAGCGCAAGGGCAAAAAGTAAACCCTGGCAGGCGGCGGACCTCCCAGGGCACGTGTAAAAGCTCAACGAGAATTTAGCACATAGAAGGGAACATAGACAATGAGCGTAATCGAATTTCCCGTAAAACCTTGGTACGAAAAACTGTCATGGGAACGGGCTCAGAACGCCGCGCGGCTTGTGGGCTACGACGCTGAAGAGGCTCTTGAATCGTACCACGGCGGCGGCGGGATGAACTTCATACGACCGGACGACCGGCAGTTTTACATGACATCCCTTTTGACTCATATCTTCTGCATGATGGAAGAGGACGACCCGCCGACCAGGTGGGAGGATTTGCCCGAGGAGGTGCGGGACTTCTACACGGAAGCCTCGCGGCTGGAGGCGGACGACCAGCGGCGAAGAGACCATGCGACATCCGATAGCTTTAAGCGCCATTTCGGGATGAAAATCTAACTCAGATCGGGAGGCGGTTTTGTTGCCGTCTCCCAGGAAAGGGACGCCATATGAATTATGTGATCCGAAAACCAGCACAAACCAAGCCGAGGGATGCAAAACCAGTGTTTCAACAAAAGCCAGCGGAGACGATCCCGCGCGTTGACCCTCCCACCAAGGAAGCCAGAAAGTCCGAGACGCCGAAAGAGCAAGCCAAGCCGAAACGAAAGCCGTTCTCTGAGCTGTGCGGGCAAGACCTCACGTTTCAAACGCGGATAGGGACCATTGTGGAAGGGCACGTAACCGGCACGGAAAGCGGCTATTTCCTGCTTAAAAACGTTCGAATCGTAGGGAAGGACCATGAAGCCCGTGTGCCCTGGACGTGGCTGAATCAGGCGGTTGTGGCGCATATTCACCCGGCAGGGGCGGCGGTGACGAGAAGGGAGGCGGACGCCTAACAGATGACGCTTTTTGTAACAAAATTGTATCATTTCTATATGCTTTTTGATGTCAAAGATTTGACGATCCATTTGAAAACATTGCTCAATCATGAGGACACCCATGGCTATACGATTGAAAACACTCGATGATGTGCGCCGATACCTGGCAAATCTGATAAACCGGGTTGAACGGGGCGAAGTGGACCCGGCTATTTCCGGGCGCCTTGGATACTTGTGCAATATCCTGTCAGGGGCAATCAAGGACGGCGAGCTCGAACGGCGGCTTGAACAGCTTGAGGAGCTTGTGGAAAAGCAGGAGGCGAACCGATGAACTTGAAAGACCGGCTCAAGCGGCTTGAA
This region of Desulforhabdus amnigena genomic DNA includes:
- a CDS encoding ERCC4 domain-containing protein — translated: MKVLCDTREQRPFSFKRFPGTIVERTGLKTGDYSLHGYQDRVAIERKELNDLIQCLMPPNRARFERELCRAQSLECFAVVVEASMDDVRQGRYMSQMRPHSVLQSIAAFSVRYRVPFIWCGSRAGAEYLTFSLLEKFQAEDEKRTGRLEKGTA